The following proteins are encoded in a genomic region of Bosea beijingensis:
- the rpmF gene encoding 50S ribosomal protein L32, with amino-acid sequence MAVPKRKTSPSKRGMRRSADALKQPTYIEDKNSGELRRPHHVDLKSGMYRGRQVLKVKTDA; translated from the coding sequence ATGGCCGTTCCGAAGAGAAAGACGTCGCCGTCGAAGCGTGGCATGCGCCGCTCGGCCGACGCCCTGAAGCAGCCCACCTATATCGAGGACAAGAACTCGGGTGAGCTGCGCCGTCCGCACCATGTCGACCTGAAGAGCGGCATGTATCGCGGCCGTCAGGTCCTGAAGGTCAAGACCGACGCCTGA